One window of Oryza brachyantha chromosome 12, ObraRS2, whole genome shotgun sequence genomic DNA carries:
- the LOC102720101 gene encoding cold-responsive protein kinase 1: MTCFPAFWRNKKSRSKIVQHDKDIPIISNVKIYSSKELRKATKNFCSGQKLGQGSFGCVYMGKLRNGQKVAIKVLSSESRQGTREFLNELSLISNINHHNLVKLHGCCVDGDQKMLVYNYLENNSLAQSLFGNAHSSIRLDWKTRVKISIGVANGLKYLHEEVRPVIVHRDIKASNILLDKDLSPKISDFGLAKLFPGNMTHISTRVAGTLGYLAPEYAIRGQLTKKADVYSFGVLLLEIVSGRFHTDPTLPLQDQFLLERAWALHESGDLESLVDNSLKGVFDTEEAQRLLKIGLMCTQDTPKIRPSMSMIVKMLKGECAIGDKIMRPGLITDVMDLKIRTVEPVQFSVSPPKSPSESNSQVSTLALAGSTVVEESP, from the exons ATGACTTGCTTTCCTGCATTCTGGAGAAACAAAAAGTCCAGGAGTAAAATTGTGCAGCATGACAAAG ATATACCGATCATCAGCAATGTGAAGATATACTCCTCCAAGGAGCTCAGAAAAGCCACAAAAAATTTCTGCTCAGGACAAAAACTAGGACAAGGTTCTTTTGGCTGTGTCTACATG GGAAAGCTCAGGAATGGTCAGAAAGTTGCCATCAAGGTGCTCTCCTCAGAGTCAAGGCAAGGAACAAGGGAGTTCTTGAATGAGCTGAGTTTGATATCCAACATAAACCATCACAACCTTGTAAAATTGCATGGCTGCTGCGTCGATGGAGATCAGAAAATGCTTGTCTACAATTATCTAGAGAACAACAGTCTTGCACAGTCcctttttg GCAATGCTCATAGTAGTATCAGATTAGACTGGAAAACAAGGGTGAAAATCAGCATCGGTGTCGCCAACGGGCTCAAGTATCTTCATGAAGAAGTCCGGCCAGTCATCGTCCACCGTGACATCAAGGCAAGCAACATTCTTCTTGACAAGGACCTTAGCCCCAAAATATCAGATTTTGGTCTGGCAAAGCTCTTCCCAGGCAACATGACCCATATCAGCACCAGGGTTGCAGGAACACT AGGATATCTTGCACCGGAGTACGCCATCCGAGGGCAGCTGACAAAGAAGGCCGACGTCTACAGCTTTGGAGTCCTGCTTCTAGAGATTGTCAGTGGAAGATTCCACACTGACCCTACATTGCCTCTTCAAGATCAATTCCTCCTAGAAAGG GCTTGGGCACTCCACGAGTCTGGTGATCTTGAAAGCCTAGTCGATAACAGCTTAAAAGGTGTTTTCGACACCGAGGAAGCGCAACGGTTACTGAAAATAGGGCTCATGTGCACCCAGGATACTCCAAAGATCAGGCCCTCCATGTCGATGATCGTCAAGATGCTGAAGGGTGAGTGTGCAATTGGTGATAAGATCATGAGGCCTGGTCTGATCACAGATGTCATGGACCTGAAGATCAGAACAGTTGAGCCGGTTCAGTTCAGTGTCTCTCCACCTAAATCTCCTTCAGAAAGCAACTCCCAGGTGTCCACACTTGCATTAGCTGGTAGCACTGTGGTAGAAGAGAGCCCCTGA